A portion of the Rhinolophus sinicus isolate RSC01 linkage group LG16, ASM3656204v1, whole genome shotgun sequence genome contains these proteins:
- the MIF gene encoding macrophage migration inhibitory factor, with protein MPMFVVNTNVPRASVPDGLLSELTQQLAQATGKPAQYIAVHVVPDQLMAFGGSTEPCALCSLHSIGKIGGTQNRTYSKLLCGVLAERLRISPDRVYINYYDMNAANVGWNSSTFA; from the exons ATGCCGATGTTCGTGGTGAATACCAACGTGCCCCGCGCCTCCGTGCCGGACGGGCTCCTCTCCGAGCTCACCCAGCAGTTGGCGCAGGCCACTGGCAAGCCGGCCCAG taCATCGCGGTGCACGTGGTCCCGGACCAGCTCATGGCCTTCGGCGGCTCCACTGAGCCTTGTGCACTCTGCAGCCTGCACAGCATCGGCAAGATCGGCGGCACGCAAAACCGCACCTACAGCAAGCTGCTGTGTGGCGTGCTGGCCGAGCGCCTGCGCATCAGCCCGGACAG GGTCTACATCAACTACTACGACATGAACGCGGCCAACGTGGGCTGGAACAGTTCCACCTTCGCCTGA